A genomic region of Phenylobacterium parvum contains the following coding sequences:
- a CDS encoding HesA/MoeB/ThiF family protein, translating into MTGLTPFSDDEVERYARHLVLREIGGPGQQKLRSARVLMIGMGGLGAPAGLYLAAAGIGGLVIVDPDRVELSNLQRQVLFTSSDRGRSKVDAGLRRLTDLNPHVETQALQLCVDEGNAATLVEGFDLVLDGTDDFATRLAVSDACVAHGVPLVSGAIGRWTGQVGIFPGRPCYRCLVPEVPPDAETCQAVGVVGALAGVIGSMMALEAVKWITGAGEDLTGRLLVYDALAAVTRTVRVAADPLCPACGATYPGGT; encoded by the coding sequence GTGACAGGCCTCACCCCCTTCAGCGACGACGAGGTCGAACGCTACGCCCGCCATCTCGTCCTGCGTGAGATCGGCGGGCCCGGCCAGCAGAAACTCAGGTCAGCCCGGGTCCTGATGATCGGCATGGGTGGTCTCGGAGCCCCCGCCGGCCTCTACCTCGCCGCGGCCGGGATCGGCGGCCTGGTGATCGTGGACCCGGACCGGGTGGAGCTGTCGAACCTGCAACGGCAGGTCCTGTTCACTTCCTCCGACCGCGGCCGGTCGAAGGTCGACGCCGGACTTCGTCGCCTGACCGACCTGAACCCCCATGTCGAGACCCAGGCCCTGCAGCTGTGCGTCGACGAGGGCAACGCCGCCACCCTGGTCGAGGGCTTCGACCTGGTCCTCGACGGCACGGACGACTTCGCCACCCGTCTGGCGGTCAGCGACGCCTGCGTGGCCCACGGGGTCCCGCTGGTCTCCGGCGCGATCGGCCGGTGGACAGGCCAGGTGGGGATCTTCCCGGGCCGCCCCTGCTATCGCTGCCTGGTTCCCGAGGTCCCGCCCGACGCCGAGACCTGCCAGGCCGTGGGGGTGGTGGGCGCCCTGGCCGGCGTGATCGGCTCGATGATGGCCCTGGAGGCCGTGAAATGGATCACCGGTGCGGGCGAGGACCTGACGGGCCGGCTTCTGGTCTATGACGCCCTGGCTGCCGTTACCCGGACGGTCCGCGTCGCCGCTGACCCCCTTTGTCCGGCCTGCGGGGCGACTTACCCCGGCGGGACGTAG
- a CDS encoding AbgT family transporter, which produces MAAPDALPPAPRRTLLDLVERIGNRLPDPVMIFVWMIGFLIVLSGIGAALGWSASLLFRGEAPPAWGELEGGRLVFRAESLLSEDNLARLFTETAKTLTGFAPLGLVLTVMYGAAVAERSGFFSALIRASLRGADRRWLTPLVAVVGMVSHHASDAAYLVFIPLAALLYAAVGRHPLAGLAAAFAAVSGGYAGNITPGQMDVLLFGFTQEAARIIDPAWTMNPLGNWWFILAIVAVFTPLIWFVTDRIIEPRLGPWGGGGDAELREELARSAPTADERRGLRRAGLAALAVAAGFAALALWPGYTPLIDETKAGTAALQPFYSALVAGFFVLFLAVGVAFGSGAGTIRSHREVFAMMGEGVRALAPYLVFAFFAAHFVAMFNWSRLGPIAAINGAHVLETLNLPAPALLLGVLGFSSGLDLFIGSASAKWSALAPVVVPMFMLLGISPEMTTAAYRMGDSFTNIMTPLMSYFPLILGFCRRWDPSVGVGSLLALMLPYALAFMAAGALMTGLWVVFDWPLGPGAGVRYVPPG; this is translated from the coding sequence GTGGCCGCCCCAGACGCCCTTCCGCCTGCGCCGCGGCGCACCCTGCTCGACCTTGTCGAACGCATCGGCAACCGCCTGCCGGACCCGGTGATGATCTTCGTCTGGATGATCGGGTTCCTGATCGTCCTCTCCGGGATCGGAGCCGCCCTCGGCTGGTCGGCGTCCCTGCTCTTCCGGGGTGAGGCGCCGCCCGCCTGGGGTGAACTGGAGGGCGGGCGCCTGGTCTTCCGGGCCGAAAGCCTGCTGTCCGAGGACAATCTCGCCCGGCTCTTCACGGAGACCGCCAAGACCCTGACCGGCTTCGCCCCGCTGGGGCTGGTCCTGACCGTCATGTACGGCGCGGCGGTGGCCGAGCGGTCGGGCTTCTTCAGCGCCCTGATCCGCGCCAGCCTCCGCGGGGCTGACCGGCGCTGGCTCACCCCCCTGGTGGCCGTCGTCGGAATGGTGTCGCACCATGCCTCGGATGCCGCCTACCTCGTCTTCATTCCCCTGGCCGCCCTGCTCTACGCCGCCGTCGGACGCCACCCCCTGGCGGGCCTTGCCGCGGCCTTCGCCGCCGTGTCCGGCGGATATGCCGGCAACATCACGCCCGGGCAGATGGACGTCCTGCTGTTCGGCTTCACCCAGGAGGCGGCGCGCATCATCGATCCCGCCTGGACGATGAACCCGCTTGGGAACTGGTGGTTCATCCTTGCCATCGTGGCGGTCTTCACCCCCCTTATCTGGTTCGTCACGGACCGCATCATCGAGCCGCGCCTGGGGCCGTGGGGCGGCGGCGGCGACGCAGAGCTCCGCGAGGAGCTCGCACGGTCGGCGCCAACCGCGGACGAGCGCCGGGGCCTTCGCCGGGCGGGCCTTGCCGCCCTGGCCGTCGCCGCGGGCTTCGCCGCCCTCGCCCTGTGGCCGGGCTACACCCCCCTCATAGACGAGACCAAGGCCGGGACGGCGGCCCTTCAGCCCTTCTACTCCGCCCTGGTCGCCGGGTTCTTCGTCCTCTTCCTCGCCGTGGGCGTCGCCTTCGGAAGCGGGGCGGGGACCATCCGGTCCCACCGCGAGGTCTTCGCCATGATGGGCGAGGGGGTGCGCGCCCTCGCCCCCTATCTCGTCTTCGCCTTCTTCGCCGCCCACTTCGTGGCCATGTTCAACTGGTCACGCCTGGGGCCCATCGCGGCGATCAATGGCGCCCACGTCCTGGAAACCCTCAACCTGCCGGCGCCCGCCCTCCTTCTGGGCGTGCTCGGCTTCTCCTCGGGCCTTGACCTCTTCATCGGCTCGGCCAGCGCCAAGTGGAGCGCCCTGGCGCCAGTCGTGGTGCCCATGTTCATGCTGCTGGGCATCAGCCCGGAGATGACCACCGCCGCCTACCGCATGGGCGACAGCTTCACCAACATCATGACGCCCCTGATGAGCTACTTCCCCCTGATCCTCGGCTTCTGCCGGCGGTGGGATCCCTCTGTGGGGGTCGGCTCGCTCCTCGCCCTGATGCTGCCCTACGCCCTGGCCTTCATGGCGGCGGGCGCGCTGATGACGGGGCTGTGGGTGGTCTTCGACTGGCCTCTCGGGCCCGGCGCAGGGGTGCGCTACGTCCCGCCGGGGTAA
- a CDS encoding 2-hydroxyacid dehydrogenase, with protein MPTRKPKVIVTRRLPDAVETRLRELFDTELNLSDEPMTREALVDAAGRCDVLAPTITDRIDAGVIEAGGERLKLIANFGAGVDHIDVAAAAGCGVTVTNTPGVLTEDTADLTLALMMAVSRRIVEGARSIEAGEFKGWAPTWMMGRRLSGKRLGIIGMGRIGQAVARRARAFGMQIHYHNRTPVSPRIAEELEATYWESLDQMLARMDIISVNCPHTPATYHLLSARRLKLMPPHAILVNTARGEIIDESALADLLAARGIAGAGLDVFEFEPQVNPKLLGLPNAVLLPHLGSATVEARTEMGEKVIINIRTWMDGHRPPDRVLPSML; from the coding sequence ATGCCGACGCGAAAGCCGAAAGTGATCGTGACGCGCCGGCTTCCGGACGCGGTCGAAACCCGCCTGCGCGAGCTGTTCGACACCGAGCTGAACCTTTCCGACGAACCCATGACCCGCGAGGCCCTGGTCGACGCCGCAGGGCGCTGCGACGTCCTGGCGCCGACCATCACCGACCGCATCGACGCAGGCGTGATCGAGGCTGGCGGCGAGCGCCTGAAACTGATCGCCAACTTTGGCGCCGGGGTTGACCATATCGACGTGGCCGCCGCCGCGGGGTGCGGCGTGACCGTGACCAACACCCCTGGCGTGCTGACTGAAGACACCGCCGACCTGACCCTGGCCCTGATGATGGCTGTCTCGCGGCGGATCGTCGAAGGCGCGAGGTCCATCGAGGCCGGGGAATTCAAGGGCTGGGCGCCGACCTGGATGATGGGACGGCGACTGTCGGGCAAGCGGCTGGGGATCATCGGCATGGGCCGGATAGGACAGGCGGTGGCCCGCCGGGCCCGGGCCTTCGGCATGCAGATCCACTACCACAACCGCACGCCGGTCAGCCCGCGGATCGCCGAGGAACTCGAGGCCACCTACTGGGAAAGCCTCGACCAGATGCTGGCCCGGATGGACATCATCTCCGTCAACTGCCCGCACACGCCGGCGACCTACCATCTCCTTTCCGCCCGGCGGCTGAAGCTGATGCCGCCCCACGCCATCCTGGTGAACACCGCCCGGGGAGAGATCATCGACGAATCCGCGCTGGCAGACCTCCTGGCCGCCCGCGGGATCGCCGGCGCCGGGCTGGACGTCTTCGAGTTCGAGCCCCAGGTGAACCCCAAGCTCCTGGGCCTGCCCAACGCCGTGCTCCTGCCGCACCTCGGTTCGGCCACCGTGGAGGCCCGCACCGAGATGGGCGAGAAGGTGATCATTAACATCCGGACCTGGATGGACGGCCACCGGCCGCCGGACCGGGTGCTTCCGTCCATGCTCTGA
- a CDS encoding SH3 domain-containing protein — MNGQGEPSGRGRRAALSILLAAAFALTAPGAAAVADARVTPSGLPVPRYVTLKFGSVNARSGPGDDYPALWVYQVRGLPVQVIAESSEWRRICDPDRGVAWVHMRTTDGRRNVMRTAATPLAVQASPRADARTLAVLQPRALAALQRCESGWCRIKADGVSGWVQASGLWGVDERPQCAPPRPAPRPAAR; from the coding sequence ATGAACGGCCAAGGTGAGCCTTCCGGACGCGGACGCCGCGCCGCCCTTTCGATCCTCCTGGCGGCGGCCTTCGCCCTGACGGCCCCGGGCGCAGCCGCCGTGGCCGATGCGCGCGTCACGCCCTCCGGCCTTCCCGTGCCCCGCTACGTGACCCTCAAGTTCGGGTCCGTGAACGCCCGGTCGGGTCCGGGCGACGACTATCCGGCCCTCTGGGTCTACCAGGTCCGCGGCCTGCCGGTGCAGGTGATCGCCGAATCCTCGGAATGGCGCCGGATCTGCGACCCGGACCGCGGCGTCGCCTGGGTGCACATGCGCACCACGGACGGCCGCCGGAATGTCATGCGCACGGCCGCGACCCCCTTGGCCGTGCAGGCCTCGCCGCGGGCTGACGCCCGCACCCTCGCCGTCCTCCAGCCCCGGGCCCTGGCCGCCCTGCAGCGCTGCGAGTCCGGATGGTGCCGCATCAAGGCGGACGGCGTCTCCGGCTGGGTCCAGGCCTCCGGCCTGTGGGGCGTCGACGAGCGCCCCCAGTGCGCCCCGCCGCGCCCCGCGCCTCGCCCGGCCGCCCGTTGA
- the fabA gene encoding 3-hydroxyacyl-[acyl-carrier-protein] dehydratase FabA — MIPGAKAKDHYSREELLACGRGEMFGPGNAQLPVPPMLMFDRITKITESGGAYDKGQVIAELDIRPDLWFFDCHFINDPVMPGCLGLDAMWQLVGYFLGWSGAPGKGRALGVGEVRFTGQVTPKVKQVVYRIDLKRVIMRRLVLGIGDGVMEADGKVIYEAKDLRVGLYDPKDLV; from the coding sequence ATGATTCCCGGCGCCAAGGCCAAGGACCACTATTCCCGGGAGGAGCTCCTGGCGTGTGGTCGGGGCGAAATGTTCGGGCCGGGCAACGCCCAGTTGCCGGTCCCGCCCATGCTGATGTTCGACCGGATCACGAAGATCACCGAGTCCGGTGGGGCCTACGACAAGGGCCAGGTTATCGCCGAGCTGGATATCCGACCGGACCTCTGGTTCTTCGACTGCCACTTCATCAATGACCCGGTCATGCCGGGCTGCCTGGGCCTCGACGCCATGTGGCAGCTGGTGGGCTATTTCCTCGGGTGGTCCGGGGCGCCCGGGAAGGGTCGCGCCCTGGGGGTCGGCGAGGTGCGGTTCACCGGGCAGGTGACCCCGAAGGTCAAGCAGGTCGTCTACCGCATCGACCTGAAGCGAGTGATCATGCGCAGGCTGGTGCTGGGTATCGGCGACGGCGTCATGGAGGCGGACGGCAAGGTGATCTACGAGGCCAAGGACCTTCGTGTCGGCCTGTACGATCCGAAGGATCTGGTCTGA
- the fabB gene encoding beta-ketoacyl-ACP synthase I encodes MRRVVVTGMGIVSSIGNSLDDVRASLREARSGISAAPEYADLGFRCQVHADPGLDWEAAVDRRAARFLAQGTAFGHIAMEQAIADSGLTEAEVSHEMTGLIVGSGGPSTKAIIESAAIAREKGPKRVGPFAVPKAMSSGVSAVLSTWFKIRGINYSISSACATSTHCIGAGYEQIALGNQDVVFAGGSEELHWTLSVLFDAMGAMSSNFNDRPAVASRAYDANRDGFVIAGGAGILVLEELERAKARGAKIYGEIVGYAANSDGFDMVAPSGEGAVRCMRLALARAGNRKVDYLNPHGTSTPVGDIKEMEAVREVFGEAAPAISSTKSLTGHSLGAAGAQEAIYSLLMLNGGFLAESAHIETLDPAFEGLPILRQRQDRQVETVMSNSFGFGGTNGCLVMSRV; translated from the coding sequence ATGCGGCGCGTCGTCGTCACGGGCATGGGCATCGTCTCATCCATCGGAAACTCCCTGGACGATGTCCGGGCATCCCTTCGCGAGGCCCGGTCGGGCATATCGGCGGCGCCGGAGTATGCGGACCTGGGCTTCCGCTGCCAGGTGCACGCCGATCCCGGCCTGGACTGGGAGGCCGCCGTCGACCGCCGCGCAGCGCGGTTCCTGGCCCAGGGTACGGCCTTTGGCCACATCGCCATGGAGCAGGCCATCGCCGATTCCGGCCTCACCGAGGCTGAGGTCTCCCACGAGATGACCGGCCTGATCGTCGGCTCGGGCGGGCCCTCGACCAAGGCCATCATCGAGTCCGCCGCCATCGCCCGCGAGAAGGGCCCCAAGCGCGTCGGTCCCTTCGCGGTCCCCAAGGCCATGAGCTCGGGCGTTTCGGCTGTCCTTTCGACCTGGTTCAAGATCCGCGGGATCAACTATTCAATCTCGTCGGCTTGCGCGACCTCGACCCACTGCATCGGCGCAGGGTATGAGCAGATCGCCCTCGGCAACCAGGACGTGGTCTTCGCCGGCGGGTCCGAGGAGCTGCACTGGACGCTCTCGGTCCTGTTCGACGCCATGGGCGCCATGAGCTCCAACTTCAACGACCGGCCTGCCGTAGCCAGCCGGGCATACGACGCCAACCGCGACGGCTTCGTCATTGCCGGCGGCGCGGGAATCCTGGTGCTCGAGGAGCTCGAGCGAGCGAAGGCCCGCGGGGCGAAGATCTATGGCGAGATCGTTGGCTACGCCGCCAATTCCGACGGCTTCGACATGGTCGCCCCTTCGGGCGAGGGCGCCGTACGCTGCATGCGCCTGGCCCTGGCCCGGGCCGGGAACCGCAAGGTCGACTACCTCAACCCCCACGGCACCTCGACGCCGGTGGGCGACATCAAGGAGATGGAGGCGGTCCGCGAGGTCTTTGGCGAGGCCGCCCCCGCGATTTCCTCCACCAAGTCCCTGACCGGGCACAGCCTCGGCGCCGCCGGCGCCCAGGAGGCGATCTATTCGCTCCTGATGCTGAACGGCGGCTTCCTGGCCGAGAGCGCCCACATTGAAACCCTCGACCCCGCTTTCGAGGGCCTGCCCATCCTTCGCCAGCGCCAAGACCGCCAGGTCGAGACCGTCATGTCCAACAGCTTCGGGTTCGGCGGCACCAATGGCTGTCTGGTGATGTCCCGGGTCTGA
- a CDS encoding enoyl-ACP reductase FabI, with product MADDYDMPRGELMKGKRGIITGVANHQSIAWGIASQLAAQGADLAFFHLPGMERRVRPLAESVGSTVIEPVDVTDDASMDAGFAAVEKAFGKIDFFVHALAFAPRDQIKGSFVENATREGFRTAMDISAYSFVDCARRASRMMPDGGSLVTLTYLGSERAIPNYNTMGVAKAALEAATRYIARDLGPQGIRANAISAGAMRTLSLAGISGGRSMLAQGRALSALKEDTTMEGVAGAALWLLSDLGRSTTGEVVHVDAGFHMMGLPDDSDEG from the coding sequence GTGGCCGACGACTACGACATGCCCCGCGGCGAGCTCATGAAGGGCAAGCGCGGGATCATCACCGGGGTGGCCAACCACCAGTCCATCGCCTGGGGCATCGCCAGCCAGCTGGCCGCCCAGGGCGCCGACCTGGCCTTTTTCCACCTGCCGGGCATGGAGCGCCGGGTGCGCCCCCTGGCCGAAAGCGTCGGGTCCACGGTCATCGAGCCTGTCGACGTCACCGATGACGCCAGCATGGACGCCGGGTTCGCGGCGGTCGAGAAGGCCTTTGGCAAGATCGACTTCTTCGTCCACGCCCTGGCCTTTGCGCCCCGCGACCAGATCAAGGGCTCCTTCGTGGAGAACGCCACGCGGGAGGGTTTCCGGACGGCCATGGACATTTCGGCCTACAGCTTCGTCGACTGCGCCCGCAGGGCCAGCCGGATGATGCCGGACGGCGGATCCCTGGTCACCCTGACCTACCTGGGCTCGGAACGCGCCATCCCGAACTACAACACCATGGGTGTGGCCAAGGCCGCCCTCGAGGCCGCCACCCGCTATATCGCCCGCGACCTCGGGCCCCAGGGCATCCGGGCCAACGCCATCTCGGCCGGCGCCATGCGGACCCTGTCCCTTGCGGGCATTTCCGGCGGCCGGTCCATGCTGGCCCAGGGCCGGGCCCTGTCGGCGCTGAAGGAAGACACCACCATGGAGGGCGTCGCCGGCGCCGCCTTGTGGCTGCTGTCCGACCTCGGGCGTTCGACCACCGGCGAGGTGGTCCATGTCGACGCCGGCTTCCACATGATGGGCCTGCCGGACGACTCCGACGAGGGCTGA
- a CDS encoding TetR/AcrR family transcriptional regulator: protein MPRRLGQVDESKGLAILEAARHALAERGMGASIEDIARRANVSKQTVYNRFGSKAELVRILVERRVDEITAHLDSPGSGDGPEEALAGYARVVLESIATPSSIALLRIHIQGAAEMPDLARTFFETGARTSRARLAAFLEGETRAGRLRVDDCALAAEFFAGMVIGSHQTGRLLGVDSDLAPTAIDRIAREAAGRFVRAYAA from the coding sequence ATGCCGCGCCGCCTGGGACAGGTCGACGAATCCAAGGGACTGGCCATCCTTGAAGCCGCCCGCCACGCCCTGGCGGAGCGCGGAATGGGCGCGTCCATCGAGGATATCGCCCGGCGGGCCAATGTGTCCAAGCAGACCGTCTACAACCGGTTCGGCTCCAAGGCCGAACTGGTCAGGATCCTGGTCGAGCGCCGGGTGGACGAGATCACGGCGCACCTGGACAGCCCAGGTTCGGGTGACGGACCGGAGGAGGCCCTGGCCGGCTACGCCCGTGTGGTGCTGGAATCCATCGCCACGCCCTCCTCCATCGCCCTTCTGCGGATTCACATCCAGGGGGCGGCGGAGATGCCGGACCTGGCCCGGACCTTCTTCGAGACCGGGGCGCGGACCTCGCGGGCGCGCCTGGCCGCCTTCCTGGAGGGCGAGACCCGCGCCGGGCGCCTCCGGGTGGATGACTGCGCCCTGGCGGCCGAGTTCTTCGCCGGCATGGTCATCGGCTCACACCAGACCGGCCGGCTCCTGGGCGTGGACTCCGACCTCGCGCCCACCGCCATCGACCGCATCGCGCGGGAGGCGGCGGGAAGGTTCGTGAGAGCCTACGCGGCCTGA
- a CDS encoding UbiH/UbiF/VisC/COQ6 family ubiquinone biosynthesis hydroxylase produces the protein MDADVIIAGAGMAGATLALGLARSGLKPILVDPQPFDAQQAPDFDGRASAIAYSSFRQWRALGLAGDLELYAERICEILVTDGRTPGPSAAAPASGFLRFDAAEIADRSEGEPLGYMIENRRIRAALAAAVRHEGVEVLAPSRVTGVDFAPGAAAVRLDDGRVLTAPLAVGAEGRVSTVAAAAGIRSAGWTYRQTGVVATVALDQPHGGVAHEYFLPSGPFAILPLTGQRSSLVWTEPPARAQALRAARPEAFHAHLQRRFGDLLGRPRLVGEVFTYPLALQLPERITAPRAALLGDAAHGVHPVAGQGLNLGLKDAAALVQVLVEAVRLGEDIGSEVVLDRYARWRNVDNVGLAVAADAFVRLFSNDNPVLRAVRGLGLSTVNRIGPARRFFMQEAGGAVGDLPRLLRGEAP, from the coding sequence ATGGACGCGGACGTGATCATCGCCGGAGCCGGCATGGCCGGAGCGACCCTGGCCCTAGGCCTGGCGCGCAGCGGGCTAAAGCCCATCCTTGTCGATCCCCAGCCCTTCGACGCCCAACAGGCCCCAGACTTCGACGGTCGGGCCTCGGCCATCGCCTATTCCAGCTTCCGCCAGTGGCGGGCCCTCGGCCTGGCCGGGGACCTGGAGCTCTACGCCGAACGGATCTGTGAGATCCTTGTTACCGACGGTCGCACGCCCGGCCCATCGGCCGCAGCGCCCGCCTCCGGCTTCCTGCGCTTCGACGCCGCCGAGATCGCCGACCGCTCCGAGGGCGAGCCCCTGGGCTACATGATCGAGAACCGCCGTATCCGCGCAGCCCTGGCGGCGGCCGTCCGTCACGAAGGCGTCGAGGTCCTGGCCCCCTCGCGGGTGACCGGAGTGGATTTCGCGCCGGGAGCCGCAGCGGTCCGCCTGGATGATGGCCGGGTGCTGACCGCGCCCCTCGCCGTCGGCGCCGAGGGCCGGGTCTCGACGGTGGCCGCCGCCGCGGGCATCCGCAGCGCGGGCTGGACCTATCGCCAGACGGGGGTCGTGGCCACGGTGGCCCTGGACCAGCCGCATGGCGGCGTCGCCCATGAATACTTCCTGCCCTCGGGGCCCTTCGCCATCCTGCCCCTGACCGGCCAGCGGTCGAGCCTGGTCTGGACCGAACCGCCCGCCCGGGCCCAGGCCCTCAGGGCTGCGCGCCCGGAGGCCTTCCACGCCCATCTCCAACGCCGGTTCGGCGACCTCCTGGGCCGGCCCCGCCTGGTCGGCGAGGTCTTTACCTATCCCCTGGCCCTGCAGCTTCCCGAGCGCATCACCGCGCCGCGCGCCGCCCTGCTGGGCGACGCCGCCCATGGGGTCCACCCGGTGGCCGGCCAGGGCCTCAACCTGGGCCTGAAGGACGCCGCGGCCCTTGTCCAGGTCCTCGTGGAGGCGGTGCGGCTGGGTGAGGATATTGGCTCCGAGGTCGTGCTGGACCGCTATGCCCGCTGGCGGAACGTCGACAATGTCGGCCTTGCCGTCGCGGCGGACGCCTTCGTCCGCCTGTTCTCGAACGACAATCCGGTCCTGCGGGCCGTCCGCGGCCTTGGTCTCTCGACGGTGAACCGGATCGGTCCCGCCCGGCGCTTCTTCATGCAGGAGGCTGGCGGCGCCGTCGGCGACCTGCCGAGGCTCCTGCGCGGCGAGGCGCCCTAG
- a CDS encoding class I SAM-dependent methyltransferase, with protein sequence MAAQTVNRYGRLCAEIYDLDKPVGSLFDGPYYQARLEGLDGPILEAGVGNGRLMVALLDAGLRISGFDASPDMLDRCRANAEGRGHAPQFFQARFQDFEAPGQAAILVPTSTFTLVDNFHEAMAVLERFRDQLAPGGLLLVDLPPLSFLDAPGGIRSWTAANGDLLTLESRQVRKDVVAQTRLNHDRYERWRDGRLLETELELFAYRAWGLEEFAMALARTGFADIEVCGNFRPGRPPRSGDGIFNFSARRPG encoded by the coding sequence ATGGCCGCACAGACCGTAAACCGCTACGGCCGGCTCTGCGCCGAGATCTATGATCTCGACAAGCCGGTAGGGTCCCTGTTCGACGGGCCCTACTACCAGGCGCGTCTGGAGGGGCTGGACGGCCCCATCCTCGAAGCCGGAGTGGGCAATGGTCGGCTGATGGTGGCCCTGCTGGACGCGGGCCTCAGGATCAGCGGTTTTGACGCCTCCCCTGACATGCTGGACCGGTGTCGCGCCAACGCCGAAGGCCGCGGCCATGCGCCTCAGTTCTTCCAGGCGCGGTTCCAGGATTTCGAGGCGCCGGGCCAGGCCGCCATCCTTGTCCCGACCAGCACCTTCACCCTTGTCGACAACTTCCATGAGGCCATGGCGGTCCTAGAGCGATTCCGGGACCAGCTCGCGCCGGGAGGCTTGCTGCTGGTGGACCTGCCGCCCCTGAGCTTCCTCGACGCGCCCGGGGGAATCCGGTCCTGGACCGCCGCCAACGGCGATCTCCTGACCCTCGAGAGCCGCCAGGTCCGCAAGGACGTCGTGGCGCAGACGCGGCTCAACCATGACCGCTATGAACGCTGGCGGGACGGCCGCCTCCTGGAGACCGAGCTCGAGCTCTTTGCCTACCGGGCCTGGGGTCTGGAGGAGTTCGCGATGGCCCTGGCCCGGACCGGATTCGCGGACATCGAGGTCTGCGGGAACTTCCGACCCGGAAGGCCGCCCAGATCCGGCGACGGGATTTTCAACTTCTCGGCGCGAAGGCCCGGCTAG
- a CDS encoding Trm112 family protein translates to MTDSSPDAPLPPLDAGLDPRLLEILVCPVTHGPLEYDRAAGELISRKANLAYPVRDGVPVMLPEEARELS, encoded by the coding sequence ATGACCGATTCCTCGCCGGACGCTCCGCTTCCGCCCCTCGACGCCGGGCTCGACCCCCGCCTGCTGGAGATCCTGGTCTGCCCCGTGACCCACGGCCCCCTCGAATACGACCGGGCCGCAGGCGAGCTGATCAGCCGAAAGGCGAACCTGGCCTATCCGGTGCGGGACGGGGTGCCCGTCATGCTGCCCGAGGAAGCCCGGGAGCTTTCCTGA
- a CDS encoding LON peptidase substrate-binding domain-containing protein, which yields MASRPLPIELPQTLPVFPLDGALLLPGAELPLRIFEPRYLNMLDDVMSGARMIGMVQTAGGDKARPNLARIGCAGRVTRFRDGAEGDYLITLTGVCRFRIAEELGRQTPYRQVRADFAPFTEDLEPGRRTGGERARLSRALRSYLNRRDLDVDEAALNAAPLDELVAGLSMSLPFSPAEKQALLEAPDRADRQDVLTALLEIDALTDDDGPPETLQ from the coding sequence ATGGCGTCCCGTCCCCTCCCGATCGAGCTGCCCCAGACCCTTCCGGTCTTTCCGCTGGACGGGGCCCTGCTGTTGCCCGGGGCGGAGCTGCCCCTGCGCATCTTCGAGCCGCGCTACCTGAACATGCTGGACGACGTCATGTCAGGCGCCCGGATGATCGGCATGGTCCAGACCGCCGGGGGCGACAAGGCGCGGCCCAACCTGGCCAGGATCGGATGCGCTGGCCGGGTGACACGCTTCAGGGACGGCGCAGAGGGCGACTACCTGATCACCCTGACCGGGGTCTGCCGGTTCCGGATCGCCGAGGAGCTGGGCCGCCAGACCCCCTACCGGCAGGTCCGGGCCGACTTCGCACCTTTCACTGAAGACCTGGAGCCCGGGCGCCGGACCGGCGGCGAGCGCGCCCGCCTGTCCCGGGCGCTGCGGTCCTACCTCAACCGGCGGGACCTGGACGTGGACGAGGCCGCCCTGAACGCCGCCCCCCTGGACGAGCTGGTCGCCGGCCTGTCCATGAGCCTGCCCTTCTCGCCGGCCGAGAAGCAGGCCCTGCTGGAGGCCCCCGACCGCGCCGACCGACAGGATGTGCTGACCGCCCTCCTGGAGATCGACGCCCTGACGGATGACGACGGACCGCCGGAAACCCTGCAGTAG